AACTAGAAGGTAGCTTGTAAGGAAGTTATTTGGTttgtttgtatttttcGTTTCCCGACCGTTTTCCTTCCATTTCTGTTTTCGAAcccttttattttttatctgtGGTTTAAACAGCCTGTCACCAGTAGCCTTTTGATTGTTTGTTTGTCTTTTTTAAGATTATCAATTTTATTCAAATCTCTTCTTAACCATTAATAATTTAGCCtatcttttcttccctttttttgctCTACTTTAGCTGTACACCATTTTCCATACTGTGTTTCTAGGATAGAATAAGTATCTGTACTACCTCACCTTTCCTACCATCCTCTTTTCCACCTAATCACACATTACAACTAAACACAAGATCAACGAAAATTTCTAAATGGATATCGAGCCTACTTTTAAAGGGTacattgaagatgaagatgacgctTTGCTTATTCTCCAAGCGACTTTGGACGGTAAGTTGAAACATATACCAAGAAGGCCttatgaaattgaaagacCTTATTTGATTGTATCCGGCAGCATATTCgttttcattgaagaaatatcaGGGATCAAGAGATGGACTGACGGCGTTTCCTGGTCTCCATCGAGAATATCAGGcaagtttttgatataCAAAGAGCTCGACAAGGAAAACACCAATTCTAATGCTAATATTACTGTTAATGCTGGTGTTACTGCCAATGCTAATGCTAGTTCTAATTCTAATTCTAATGCTAGTGCTAGTGCTAATGCTAATGCGACTTCGAGTGGTAATACAGATTCTTCCGTCATTCCGAATGGGACTTCCGGTGTAAGGAATAATTCTTCATCGAAGATCAAGCTACCTCCTTTGAAGAATCATCAATTTGATTTACCGCCCACTATGAATCATTCAAGTTTTGAATCAGAACAAGACTCCTCTGTTTCTCCATCAAACCGTTCGAATCTACCACTGAAATATACCGGTTTAGtgaaaaagacaatatcAGTGAAGTTGAAGAGACCTCCATTTAATTCCATTGAGAATTTACATATTGTCTCCTATTATTCTGTAAAAgatataaaacaaaactgTTTACTCACCCCTAAAACTTCtccttttttgaaagatataaGACCTTCACAGGAACTGATTGTTGCCATGGAAAACACAACTTTGGGTAATGTGAAAAATAATTCCGTCACCAATGGGAACAGttctaataatataaaCAATAAGAGCAACTCTTCAACTCCCCTAAATGCTGTTATTTCcacaaataataatagtactAATATAAGTGCTGCTGGCAGTAACCAATTTACTAGTGCAAAcaaaaattattattataaaaatgatgaaagcTCTGGCTACCCGATCACTCAATTTGCTCCCGCGTTGCCATCAACAACTTTAATGTATACAACCAATACGCCTTATATCACTCAATCACCTGATAATACTAACAATACTGGTATGAATGCACatactaataataatactaatagcaatagtaacaataacagtaatagcagtaataataatattaataataataataataataataataataattttaaTAACAACACAGGGAACAATAATAATCCAAATAGATTTCCCAATGGCTCCTTTGCTTATAACACTACTGGTGACTTCATTAATCCGCCACAACAAGGACAAATTTCTTATCCATTCTATTATACAACCATTCCGATAAGTAATTCCAATTATTATACCACGCAACCCCCAAATCCCGTAGCGAACAATTCAACGAATGATAACCAGAGTTATCCTACTCCTTCGACACAGCACCCTTATTATGGCCATTCTACCGAAAATCAATCAGCATCAGCAACCACGGGCGCTTCTGGCGCTCCTGCTACAACCGAAAATGTGCTACCCATGTCCAATATGCAGCCACTACTCCACCAGGCCAATAATAATGCAAACTCTGCTTCTTCTGCAGCTCCCTATCCGGTGTATTCTATGAACGTCAATGTTCCTTATTACAATTCCTCTACTTCTGCATACAAAAGAGTACAAGAAAATACTACTACAAATTCAAACGCGGAACCATCTGGAGCTACAAGCGCAAATTCAGGTGCTATACTATCAAATCCTGCATATGCTAACTCTCAACAATATACCCCATCGCAGGTGTATTACCAAGGGTTCCCCCAGTATGCTATGGCCAGTGCTCAGAATTCATCGATATATCAACATCAACACTCTTTGCCCACAGTGTATCCAATAACAACGTCTCAACAGAATATAATAAACTCTAGTCACGTTTTGAATACCATTGGATCTGATCCTCaacatcatcattatcagcAAGATGCTAACGATCATAAGAATTTTGCCATGGGACATAGTAACAACAACATCTTGAATATCACTAATAGTGATACGATGAACAACCTCAATACAAACGCTTCAACTACCACACAATAAGTCAATATATTTTAAAAAGTACTTcgattttcttcttttcttttccctGTCTTAAGCATTGGGTTTACtcatgaaaatgaaatcatttttccatttataattttttatatatacttGCTTCTTTACGTAATCATGCCTTTAAtttcatttcatttatCTATGGATAAATTTGTAACTGTTTGACAGCATAAATTACTTTTTCTGACGCAGCTCTTTCTCAGCATTTTTTACGGGAGTTACTTTCGTGTATGATCTATTAAAATGGTGTTAAAAATGACCTCGATACCCCCGCTGGTGGAAAAAgaactgaagaagataagCAAATGCGTATATAAgtcaataaaaatacaatcTGGCGCACACCGAAACAATTATCCTTAGATTTACCTTCACTGTTTGATGAAGAGTGGAGCCCTCACTACTACTATATAATGAATAATGGAGACAACAAATCGATATTAGAAAACTCAAATAATTCGTTACTAGCTAATGAAGATTGTGCAACTCCCACAACACTAGAAGGGTTAAAAAGGAATGCCGACCCTAGAATTGCTGCAATTTCAGGTGCTTTATCTGGTGCACTCTCTGCAATGTTAGTATGTCCTTTTGATGTTGCAAAAACAAGGTTACAAGCACAGGGTCTCCAAAATATGAGCCATCAGAGTCAACATTATACGGGTTTCTTTGGCACATTTGCAactattttcaaagatgaAGGTGCCGCTGGGCTTTATAAAGGTCTGCAACCAACGGTTTTAGGTTACATTCCTACCTTGATGATTTACTTTTCCGTCTATGACTTCTGTAGAAAATATTCGGTCGATATTTTCCCACATAGTCTATTTCTTTCGAATGCCTCCTCTGCAATTACTGCAGGTGCCATCTCTACGATTGCAACAAATCCGATTTGGGTAGTAAAAACAAGACTTATGCTACAAACAGGCATTGGTGAATATTCCACCCATTATAAAGGTACCATAGATACATTTAAGAAGATAGTTCAACAAGAGGGTATCAAGGCTCTTTATGCTGGTTTAGTACCAGCTCTTTTAGGAATGCTAAACGTCGCCGTTCAATTTCCCCTAtatgaaaatttaaaaatCAGGTTCAAGTATTCAGAATCGACTGACCTGTCAACAGATGTTACAAGCTCAAACTTTCAGAAATTAATATTAGCGTCTATGTTATCTAAAATGGTAGCATCTACAGTGACCTACCCTCACGAAATACTTCGAACGCGAATGCAGTTGAAGTCTGATCTTCCAAATACTGTACAACGTCATCTCCTTCCATTGATTAAAATTACGTATAAGCAAGAGGGTTTCGCTGGATTTTATTCTGGATTTGCTACTAATTTAGTAAGGACAGTACCTTCTGCTGTAGTAACATTGGTGTCGTTTGAATACTCTAAGAAATACCTAGCTGCTTTTTTCAGTCAAGTGGAGTAATAAAAGTACATGGTACAGAATTAACGTTTCAAGAAACAGGACGTTTCGCAATACCTTTCACCAGATAAACTTCATTTCATCTATATACTTTACCTCATCTTAGATTTCGCATAAAGAAAGTTATCTGTTTAAATCTATTATTATGTTATATAATTTAGTAGGAATACTGTTGAATGATATATTCAGAGTTCTCTTGAGAAAGATACGTTAAAACAACTAAACATaaaatgattttttttgtaaagaaaTGGCATAAGTACTTGTATTTGAAGACAATAATTCGCCCCAATAgttattttatttaaaaatgCCCTAGGATTGTAATAAACCCGGAAGACTTTCTGATGAAAAGCTGGCTTTTAAGCAGGGACTAAGTCTACTTCATACGTGTAATGACTATCTTACATGCAAGTTAATCTCAAGTCAAAGACATCGAGTTTTCTAAAGGATGTTTGGTGTATGTAAGGCCGTCTGCGCTAATGTTCTCAAAATTAGTTTCAATTGAAGGGCCGcttcttttgttaattGTTGGGGGCAGAAATCTTATCGAATTGGATGAGTTGCCATTATGAAATTGAAACGGTGCTAAAGAATCATTTCGTGACTCACATTTCCCACCATAGGTATTTAGGTTATCCGTTCGTAACTCATCCTGttccaaaaaagaagaagacaagTCATCTTCTTGACCACCTGTTGCACCTGTTGCACCTGTTTCATCAGCTTCACCAGCAGCAACAATAGGGTTTGGAGACAACTTACGCAGAAAATCGAAAAGAAGTGGATAGTGGGCTTCATTTATTGAGTCATTCTTAAGTAATTGTGCTTTCTTCGGGAGATTAGCATCCAATGCAACAAAACTGTTAACAATATCTGTAACAGTACCATCGATAGATGTGAGTCGTTCATTTAATGAatcaatcttttttttagcatTAGTTAGTAGACGGTCATTTCCGTTAATGCAATTAGTAGAAGCTCTTTGCTTTGAAACATTCCTATAGATATGTTCCACTTTTCttaaagattttttaaGTTGAAGTTCAATCAGTTGCATCTGATTGCATTCCTCATCAATATCCTTACTGACAACTTGATAGATGGAAAGAATGTCTTTTTTAACTTGCAGTAACTCATGCTTAGTACTATTGAAAATAGCAGCCTGTGTTAACTTTTTATGAGATGAAAGGGGAGGTAAGCCCTTCAAATCCTCGTAAAAAGAACTGCTCGCGACGGCATCAAACTCTATTTTTGGCTTCCATTTTAGTATACTTTTAGTCAAATCTGCCACCATATTGCACGCTTTCCTACTCTTCCTATTGATTCGACTAGGCCGTGCATTAAAATTATTCCTTGTGCATTGTCATATTTTAAGGAAAACAATCGCTCCGGACAACgaaagtgaaaataatCAATACTTGCATATCAAATGAAGAGAAGCTTAAAAAACccaaatgaaaagaaaaagcgaCAGCAATAGTATTGCGAGAGTCTAAGAGATGTGGAACTTACTAAAAGCTTTTTTCCTAGTATTTGGGGGCTGCTGTTCCAATGTTATTACTTTTGAAGCATTAATGGACAATAGAACTAGCAGTATTAACAACCTCATTACGTTTTGTCAATTTCTGTTTGTCACATGTCAAGGACTTCCCAGCTTTATAGATTTTCGTCGACCTTTTCCTTACTTTAAGCCTCTGAAAACTCCCCTTCATGTCTATATCGTTTCTGTCTtcttattttatatttcatCTACGACGAATAATAATGTGTTTAAGTACAATATATCCATCCCAATTCATATTGTTTTCAGATGTTTTGGAACAGTTATAACCATGTTTACATGCTGGCTATTTAATGGTAGGAAATACACAAGGACTCAGATTTCATcaactttatttttgaccATTGGGGCTATCATTGCCTCATTGTACAAAGATTCCGATTTTCGGTACCAAGATTTGACACTAGAGACGTTAAAAATCAGAAATGACCAACCTGTAGATTCAACGTTCATTTTTGGTATTTGTGTATTAGTACTTTCATCATTCACATCGTCTTTACTTTCTGCATACAATGAGCGCACGTATCAAAAATATGGCAAGcattggaaagaaaatatctttTACAGCCACTTGTTATCATTACCCCTCTTTCTATTTAATCAAAAACAGTTAATTTACGAATATCGAGTAATGAGAAactctgaaaaaaaaatgtgttTAAATGTTGGTAGGAAGGTTAAAGTACCGCAAGCAGAAactttcctcttttttaaTGTGTTGACCCAATACTTTTGTGTCAAAGGTGTCAATATACTTGCTAGTAAAACGAATGCTCTAACACTTTCAATAACATTACTTCTAAGAAAGTTTATAAGTCTTTTATTGAGTGTCCAAGTTTTCGGTAATGGGCTTTCATATACCGGCTACTTTGGTGTTTCCCTAGTATTTCTTGGTGCCCTGATATACTCCCTTGGATCAATTCGTCCCAGGCTTAGAGATAAAAAGGCGTTAGGGAAGGGACAATAAACGTACGTTATTATTTAAGTTCAGATTAGATTTGTATAGTCTTTAACCATATGTATTCATAACGTTGCAGCGCAAGGTTCGGAGAACTCGCAAAGCGCCGCCGGCGCTTACCATTAactggaaaaaaatctgcTAAAAAACGTGTACATCAACTCGCTAACCTTTAAACCTCATTCAGGATTCGTGAAAGCTGAGAAACAGTATTACGGCAATGGAGCGGAGTAACAACAGTATGCAAAACTTGATTTCATGAATTCTGTATAAACAGCTTTATTCTAGTTTCAAgaagttttattttactaACAAcagtttatttttaaacttAATAGTCTTTCAATCGAAATATAACGAATACAAACAAATTCTAGAAGATTTGCAAACAAAGATTATAGAGTTGGGTCATGACAAAGATGAACACACTATAGTCCTCAAAACATTGAAAGATGCTGAACCTACAAGAAAATGTTACAGAATGATAGGTGGCGCACTTGTGGAAAGTGATGTTCAAACAAGTTTACCTATTCTTGAAACCAAGAAGGAAAACATAGAAGGTACAATCAATAAAATGAAGGAAACTTTAATACAAACTGCGCAAGAATTtgagaaatggaaaaaagaaaataagatcCAAGTTGTTAGAAATTAACCCGGTAATATAAACTTCTTTGATGTACTCATTCGACACGCAATAGTAAAAAGCATGATCAAAGTACagttatatatttatacaaGCGATTTATAAAGGATCATAAATGATGTGAGAACGTACACTAGTTTGTCTTTTTAAATGTCTCAAGTTCCTTACCAACAGAGGAAGTTgtaacaaaagaaataacgaaaaaaatcCAGGCTAAGATAACACCACAAACGACGCTGATATAAACCCAGGAATTACTAATTTCCCAACTTCTTGGATATTCATCATTAGCAAGATGACGGATAGCTTTAACATCCTTATCAGTAGTAGACGAAAGGCCAATCTTACGGTAATCAGTAAGGAAAGTAAACACACCGTGACGGTCTGGAAGTACGAATTCACCGGTAGAATAAAACTGGGTTTCAGAGTCATTCCCACTTGGTGACAACGTCAAACGGTAGTATGGATCCACCTGTTTTAATTCAAATTGAATGTCATCAGCAATGTGTGGTAGCCATCTTTCTCCATTCCATTCTGAAAAGCCTATAGAGTATATGACTTTATCCTTGATTTTGTAAGGCTCTTCATCGTAACTAGTACCATCTGCATGTGAGTGAATTGCATGCACACTTTTGATGAcggatttttctttgaatgtCCATTTTAGTAATTCTGTTGCGAATTCCTGGTTGGCGTCTtgatttttgttctttaagAAATCACTACTGCCAATCCAGACTAAACGGGCATTGTTTGAGTTTTGAAAACCGACTACAAGAAAACCCTGAGATCCGCTTGTCCAAGAGTTACCTTTGCCTTTGTACTCGGTGAAGGATGTTCTTGGAGAATTTAAAATCGGTACGATTTGTTCACGGTTTTCCAATAAAGCTGCTGAGCTTTCcccaaaaacaaaatgtCCACTTTCTTTGGCGTTGTAAACATGTTTGTTTAGAAGGTGGTCAGAAGAGACAACTAACTCGTCTGGAGAGGATGAGAAATAATCACGAAGGACGTGTCCTTTTGGACTTGGATATATACCCAActcattcaaaaataaacgAATCGTATTTGGAACAGCACCCGGGGAACTCATGCACAAAATATTaccttcatcttcaaagaatttgatTAACTGATTAACAGGGATTTGTCTACCTAAATTCTTGCCACCTTTGGTaggaaaaataatgatattatCGAATAATCTTTGTTCTTTATCATACAGATCGACAGCGGTGGAAGTACTATTGATTTCCAAATATTCTAATTTGTAATTCTTTTCCTCTAAAACTTTTAGATAGACTGAGTAGTCTTCCAATGGTTCCGTTGATTGGTCGTAAAGAACAAGCGTCTTCGAACTTTGGGTTCCCACAGCCAAAAGTGCCTGGAGAAGaatacaaaagaaaaaactccAAGTGTTGCGCATTCTGGAAAAActaagaacaaaaaatctaaaatcTCACCGTCAGTGATCGTATGAGTGCTCAACTTGACAGTCAAATCAGCGAATACACAACTATCCAAAGGTTTCTGCTTCTTAAGAGACGTGTTTGGTAATTTTCAAGCTTGACTTAGAATAAATGGGTTATGAGGTAACCCGCCCAAAGGATAGTGAAAATAGATTATGGGACATCATTGAAATATAGTATACTCATATATAGATACAGACAATTTAACGCTCCTTACCATAATCAAGAGGTCTCATCTTGTTGggttcattttttatatgtttCTGGCAACCATGATTCATCAACTTTCTTGACAGTAACCTTCTTGGTAGGTCTTTGAGTTGTTCTAGATTtcatataataataacttATACCTCCGATAATGGCTAAAAAGATGACCTGAACAGATAAAAACTGTggattgaaaaaagaaataggTGGACTAATAATTTCGAAAAGGGTTGGTGGTGCTGCTATTCTCATGGTCTCATTTAGCCTAGACGCTAATAAAATTGGAACCAAAAAATACTGTCCCTCAGGTAAATTCAAAGTAACGTCTTGTCCAAATTTCGAAGTTCCGTTAACTTCCATTTCGAAGGGCCCAACATTAGCAGCTGTAATATCCGCTACAGGATATCCATCTGGATAAGTGACAATTGTTCCATTCACACCGACAATGATGATGTTAGTATCTTCCAAATTAGTAACGTTATAAGCCAGTGTAGCGGTATCTTCAGCGTAAAACTCAAGGAATGCATTAAGACCTTCTGGTTCCCTTCCAACGACATCGTATTTCACCTCTATATTGATAGAAGGTGCCGCTACAGCTTCCGCGATTCCATGTTCCTGTTCGATATTGCTGCTATTGTTAGCTATCGTAGCAGTGGAAAGACCACTCAGAACATTCAATAAAGCAAATCCAATTAACCTAAAAAACTTCATATTCGCCAATTATAGTGAGGTGATGGAGAATATTTACCTATGCTATTCTATTAACTGTTCGTGTGTTCCCGTTTTCCATAATTTGCATCTTCATCTAAATATTTTAAGAGCAGGGTAACAAATAACTTACCCGACTACGAAACTAAGTATCTATTGTAACCATAGGAATAAAGCAAAGACATAGGGCCTACTTATAGCATCAAAAGAGCCCAGTtcatgaaaagagaaacatAGTTTCTTATCGATAGATATAGCCTTATGATTATCATACGAATTTTATTTAAATATACTGTAAAATGGCACCTTTCTCTATAATGAAATGTCACAACAATTAATGTTGATCGCACTCTGCGACTGCCTATCAGATCTGATTTGCTAGCTATTCTATATTTGGTGAATTTTCGTTATTTACTAAGATTTGTAACTATCGATATTAGCGTTCTTATAGAAACACGACAAGAGCAATGTTATTAGGAAATGGCGTACTATGATCAGAGGGTCAGGTTTCTACTATTAAAGCTTGCTAATTCGCGATTACAAGTGTGTCCAATGTTGctataatttctttctcttaaaaaattaaatcCCTAGAATTGATAATATCATCACCCACATTCAGCAACCCTGCATATATCTCTTTATTCTTCGTTATGATTGTTACAGACCGTGAAAAAAACTGCATACACAGAATCAAGATTATCGATATTTcaacttgaaaaagagagaatattcgcctttttttctaaattcTCTCATGCTTTCGTCAACACATTAGTTAAAGTTATCTGTCAAGGGAAGTTCAGTAGGAATTTCTCACTCCATAGATAATTTAACTCTCTTAAGTGAGACAACCAACAGAGAACAAGTATTTAAGCTTTGTTTAGTTGGCAAGGAAAAGGGGGAAACTGAAAACATCAGAAGATGACCTATTATCTATTCCTGCACATACGATATCCAGTACCCATGACTACAAGATGAAAGTTctaagcaaaaaaaatggtaataAATAATCACGTGTAAATTAAAAAACAGtttaaaataatattttaacattttcaaatattctttttttttacttttaaaATTATTTGTTAATTATAGAGAGTTGCGACTtccgaaaaaaaaaaagagttttCTTGGAAGGATTAATAATATCAGGTAGAGATGTTCAGTCttatatttcttgaaaCGTACATCATTTGTGACACAATTTCTAGAGTACTCATGTCCATTTTTAAGCAAGTTATGTTACTTGAGTTTGCGATCTGAAAAtttctttggaaagaaagattttctATATTTCAATTAAGCGCCAGATCAAGACGAAAGGTGTTTGAATAAGAAacaactatcatctatcGACTAGAGTTCGCACTActattatattatcataCATAGTgctagaagatgacataaatGTTAGAAACAAGCATCGAATTCGGTGGAAGCCGACACGTAAGGATTGATAGCGTAATAGGATAATAGATGACAATGTAGAAAACCGGAGGAAAGAATAGATATGCTATTGTGTAGACGAATCGATTACCTCTTGTGAATTCCTATAACCTTAGAAAGAACttttgatatattattcTATACACAAAATAATATGACTCCAATCAATAACGGAATCATAACAACAAACTGATAATCTGCCTGTTTCTCAGAACTGACCCCTGAATAGAAATATAACAGCAATGAAATGCTTGTTCTCTCGGCAGAAAGAGCCCGTCTGATGATTAAAAGTAGAAAATCTAAATTTGGAAGAGCAGCCAAACTATCGAGTGAACGACACAACAAGAGTGTCCTAAATTGGTGGATATATGAAAACAGACAGTTtagaaactttttcatGATTCAACAATCGTGGTCGAGGATTGAGCAATATATGAGTATAATGAGCGCATACACATGTGGCGACTCTTTTTTCCACCATAGCGGTAGCGCTTTTTTCGCGTCCTAATTaattctatttctttttgcagCGGATCCGAAAGATGGAATATGCCGTCGTGACCGAATACCACTCTCATTGCTGAAATTAGTAACTATCACGCCAggtaataatataaaaagtttttctcTGCATAGTGGCGCCTCAGCAGGGAGCTAATGTTTGCAAAAAAAGTGCCTTCGAACTTGCGTGAAATCGCCGCGAAAAGAAGCCAACAAATCACACTTTATGAACCCTGGCTGTCGGACGACTTAATCATGCAAATTCCAGAATGGCCGGACCGCTTGCATGCAACAGATGAAAAGGGCGTGCGAGTTTCCCTTGCTGCATATTTTTAACCTAAATAGGATACAAAACTATCGGCTTATCTTCTAAACACGCTTTTTCAGGATGATGTGCCACTACTGGCATTTATGTCTTAAAATATAATTCGTGAAGGAAATCTGAGGATGGGCTTAGGCCCCTACTGCAAAAGAATCTAACTTTCTGCACTTTGAAGCCtggaaatttcttctttgcaaaAACGTTGCATCGGAACAGATAAGGACAtattaagaaaatattataaaaagtCCCACATAAAAAAGTCATTTGCCAAATAATTTGCAAAATCTTGCTTTTCATTCTGAATGACGTGAACTTGTAATTTTTAAATtgaaataacaataattaCTGCGCGTTTGATGTTGGCATTCCGGAGACTTATTTTTAACCGAAGATCTTTCAGATCATGTACTGTACCAATCATAATTGGAAGTTTGCTCATCATTAtcgttctttttcaacCATTTACACACCGAGATAATACACTCATAAAGTCTCTACGGTCAAGCGATGCGAACAATACAAATAAAGGAGAATTGAGAGAAGAAGATCGCAAAGTGCTCATAGAGGCCTTCGGTTCTCCTGAAGTAGATCCAGTGTATAGTGTTCCAGTCTCTCCACTGGAGTTAGTTCCATTTTATGACCACTTTATAGacatgaaaagaaaatctagCTGGTTAATTAATAAAAAGAGTTATTACAAGCATTTCAGCGAGTTAAGCTTGACGGATAGGTGCAAATTTTATTTCCGCACGCTGTACGCATTGGACGATGAATGGACCAATAGTGTTCATAAATTATTGTACAACATTAATgatgcaaaagaaaataaaccaGTTAAGGGTCCGGATGGAAACACATTGGATGAAAATTCCGAGAAGCTCTACCACCGAAAGTATGACATGTTTCTAGCATTCGAGAGGATAAGGGCTTATGATAAATGTTTCATGCAAAATAATCCAGTTGATATTCGGGAAATTTTTCCAGGAAGCAACAAAGtgccaaaagaaaaggttcAATCAAATTTAATCAAAACGTTAAATGCCACATTTCCTGACTATGATACGAAGAACTTCAAGAAATACGACCAATTTGAAttcgaaaaaagaatgtatCCATTTATAAATAACTTTACCACAGATACTTTCCGTGAAATAATCCCAAAGATTACGTCTCCCTTTGGAGAAGTACTAGAACAAGGTGTATTACCCAAGTTGAACCATAAAACGGGTGAACTGGCCGTGTTCGAATGTGAATATAACCCAACAAAAACCTTCTGGTCAAATTGGAGAGATATGAGCGCTAAAGTAGCCGATCGTGGTATTATACTGAGTTTAGGTCCTAACCAGTTTGCATTAGCCGTTAAGCTTATCGCTGCTCTAAGGTTTCAGGGGAATAAGTTGCCAATTCAGATTGTATACAGAGGAAATGAGCTGTCACAGGAGCTAGTAGACAAACTCATATACGCCGCCAGAAGTCCCGATTTCAAACCAGTGAAAAATAACTATGATAATTCCACTAATGTTCCACAGAATATTTGGTTCCTAGATGTCTCTAATACTATACACCCCAAATGGCGGGATGACTTCGGTAGTTATAAAAGTAAATGGCTGGTAgttcttttcaatcttttccAAGAATTTGTCTTTCTGGACATCGATGCCATTAGTTACCAAGAAATCGATAAGTACTTCGACACGCCGGAATACCAGAAAACAGGGACTGTTTTTTATAGAGAAAGAGCTCTCACAGAAACGCTAGATGGGAGGTGTGTTGCTAGATATGAAACCCTTTTACCTAGAAAGCTTGAATCGAAAAATTTCCAGAACTTACTCACTATTGATCCTGATACTGTTCTCAATAAATGTGATGAGTTATTAACAACAGAGGAGtacattttcaaatctatGTTTCGCCATAAAGGACAACATCAGTTAGAAGCTGGCTTATTTGCTATAGATAAGTCAAAACACGTATTACCTTTAGTGCTCGCCAG
This genomic stretch from Saccharomyces mikatae IFO 1815 strain IFO1815 genome assembly, chromosome: 5 harbors:
- the GIM4 gene encoding tubulin-binding prefolding complex subunit GIM4 (similar to Saccharomyces cerevisiae GIM4 (YEL003W); ancestral locus Anc_7.139) produces the protein MERSNNIFQSKYNEYKQILEDLQTKIIELGHDKDEHTIVLKTLKDAEPTRKCYRMIGGALVESDVQTSLPILETKKENIEGTINKMKETLIQTAQEFEKWKKENKIQVVRN
- the YEA6 gene encoding NAD+ transporter (similar to Saccharomyces cerevisiae YEA6 (YEL006W) and YIA6 (YIL006W); ancestral locus Anc_7.133), translated to MNNGDNKSILENSNNSLLANEDCATPTTLEGLKRNADPRIAAISGALSGALSAMLVCPFDVAKTRLQAQGLQNMSHQSQHYTGFFGTFATIFKDEGAAGLYKGLQPTVLGYIPTLMIYFSVYDFCRKYSVDIFPHSLFLSNASSAITAGAISTIATNPIWVVKTRLMLQTGIGEYSTHYKGTIDTFKKIVQQEGIKALYAGLVPALLGMLNVAVQFPLYENLKIRFKYSESTDLSTDVTSSNFQKLILASMLSKMVASTVTYPHEILRTRMQLKSDLPNTVQRHLLPLIKITYKQEGFAGFYSGFATNLVRTVPSAVVTLVSFEYSKKYLAAFFSQVE
- the VAB2 gene encoding Vab2p (similar to Saccharomyces cerevisiae VAB2 (YEL005C); ancestral locus Anc_7.137), with the protein product MVADLTKSILKWKPKIEFDAVASSSFYEDLKGLPPLSSHKKLTQAAIFNSTKHELLQVKKDILSIYQVVSKDIDEECNQMQLIELQLKKSLRKVEHIYRNVSKQRASTNCINGNDRLLTNAKKKIDSLNERLTSIDGTVTDIVNSFVALDANLPKKAQLLKNDSINEAHYPLLFDFLRKLSPNPIVAAGEADETGATGATGGQEDDLSSSFLEQDELRTDNLNTYGGKCESRNDSLAPFQFHNGNSSNSIRFLPPTINKRSGPSIETNFENISADGLTYTKHPLENSMSLT
- the YEA4 gene encoding Yea4p (similar to Saccharomyces cerevisiae YEA4 (YEL004W); ancestral locus Anc_7.138), which produces MWNLLKAFFLVFGGCCSNVITFEALMDNRTSSINNLITFCQFLFVTCQGLPSFIDFRRPFPYFKPLKTPLHVYIVSVFLFYISSTTNNNVFKYNISIPIHIVFRCFGTVITMFTCWLFNGRKYTRTQISSTLFLTIGAIIASLYKDSDFRYQDLTLETLKIRNDQPVDSTFIFGICVLVLSSFTSSLLSAYNERTYQKYGKHWKENIFYSHLLSLPLFLFNQKQLIYEYRVMRNSEKKMCLNVGRKVKVPQAETFLFFNVLTQYFCVKGVNILASKTNALTLSITLLLRKFISLLLSVQVFGNGLSYTGYFGVSLVFLGALIYSLGSIRPRLRDKKALGKGQ
- the MIT1 gene encoding Mit1p (similar to Saccharomyces cerevisiae MIT1 (YEL007W); ancestral locus Anc_7.132) — encoded protein: MDIEPTFKGYIEDEDDALLILQATLDGKLKHIPRRPYEIERPYLIVSGSIFVFIEEISGIKRWTDGVSWSPSRISGKFLIYKELDKENTNSNANITVNAGVTANANASSNSNSNASASANANATSSGNTDSSVIPNGTSGVRNNSSSKIKLPPLKNHQFDLPPTMNHSSFESEQDSSVSPSNRSNLPLKYTGLVKKTISVKLKRPPFNSIENLHIVSYYSVKDIKQNCLLTPKTSPFLKDIRPSQELIVAMENTTLGNVKNNSVTNGNSSNNINNKSNSSTPLNAVISTNNNSTNISAAGSNQFTSANKNYYYKNDESSGYPITQFAPALPSTTLMYTTNTPYITQSPDNTNNTGMNAHTNNNTNSNSNNNSNSSNNNINNNNNNNNNNFNNNTGNNNNPNRFPNGSFAYNTTGDFINPPQQGQISYPFYYTTIPISNSNYYTTQPPNPVANNSTNDNQSYPTPSTQHPYYGHSTENQSASATTGASGAPATTENVLPMSNMQPLLHQANNNANSASSAAPYPVYSMNVNVPYYNSSTSAYKRVQENTTTNSNAEPSGATSANSGAILSNPAYANSQQYTPSQVYYQGFPQYAMASAQNSSIYQHQHSLPTVYPITTSQQNIINSSHVLNTIGSDPQHHHYQQDANDHKNFAMGHSNNNILNITNSDTMNNLNTNASTTTQ